In Porites lutea chromosome 1, jaPorLute2.1, whole genome shotgun sequence, a single genomic region encodes these proteins:
- the LOC140938741 gene encoding uncharacterized protein yields the protein MKPYSIILIGAAFLVFAFSAGKSQDFEDAQHVEEDMAAQPPFIYRPYRRQAMKTRIFNLGIGDKDNGVDVGVDKDKGVDVGVTVGGKKTSIGAGKTGAKIQIPFWK from the exons ATGAAGCCTTATTCTATAATACTTATTGGCGCTGCATTTTTGGTGTTCGCGTTCTCAGCTGGAAAGAG TCAAGACTTTGAAGATGCTCAGCATGTAGAAGAAGATATGGCTGCCCAGCCCCCTTTTATTTATCGTCCTTATCGTCGTCAAGCCATGAAAACCAGGATATTTAATCTTGGTATCGGCGACAAAGACAATGGAGTTGATGTCGGCGTCGATAAAGACAAGGGTGTCGATGTTGGCGTTACAGTTGGTGGAAAGAAGACAAGTATTGGAGCAGGGAAAACAGGCGCGAAAATCCAAATTCCttt ttggAAGTAA